ATTAGTTATCCATATTCACGTGTGTGCAGGATTATATATAAGCAGTAATTATGTATCTATGTACATGGAGGGCTTATTCAATAAGGCGTTTATATATCTATGTGCATGCACGAATCTATGTATGACAGATTGATTAGATTCATGTGACAGCACGAAGAACTAAAAATGCTCCCCGACATTCTTTCCTCGATTGATTCTACCCTCCATTTGAAGGCCGAGAAAGGATCTCGGGTGAGAAATAGCTCCGCGGAGAATGAATCGAAGCCCTCTCTCAGGGACAATTCGTCCGTTCGATAGGCGATGAATGCTTCTCCACTCGAAAAAGGCCTCGCAGACGATCGCGTGAGGCCATCTCTTGAAAACAATGGCGTTACCCCAACTTCCGGCATCAGATCTCATCTCTCGATCCCTTTCACCCACTTCTCGAGAGGGCTTTGCGGCTTCGATTTTGCAATCTTGATATTGCAGAATTGAGAAATGCGCTTACATTTGCGTCGGATTTGTAACGGTTACAATTTCCACAAGTAAAACATCATTAAAACAGTCATATTTCATGCTACCTATCATCAATCAGCAAGTACCTGAATTTAAGGTTCAGGCATTCCATAACGGAGAGTTCAAAACAGTGACGAACAAGGACATCGAAGGCAAGTGGGCCGTATTCTTTTTCTATCCCGCCGACTTCTCGTTCGTGTGCCCCACCGAGCTGCTCGACCTGCAGAACAAGTATAACGACTTCAAGGCCGCTGGCGTAGAGGTGTACGCCGTGAGCACAGACTCGCACTTCGTTCACAAGGCATGGCACGACGCATCGGATAGCATCCGTCAGATCACCTACCCGATGCTGGCCGACACGACCGGCGCCCTCTCACGCGCTTTCGGCGTGATGATCGAGGAGTCGGGCATGGCTTACCGCGGCACGTTCGTGGTGAATCCCGAAGGCCAAATCAAAGTGGCCGAGATCCAAGACAACAGCATCGGCCGTAACGCCGAGGAGCTCTTCCGCAAGGTAGAGGCTGCGCAGTTCGTTGCCGGACACGACGGCGAAGTGTGCCCTGCAAACTGGAAGAAGGGCAACAAGACGCTCAAGCCGAGCATCGACTTGGTCGGTAAGATTTAAGGCCGGTCTGGAGTAAAGCGCACACAGCGCTACGCATGGGAATGTGCGCCGGAGGGTAGGAGGGATTTCGATTCCACACCTTTCCGGCGCATTTTTGTGTGAAAACGAAACGTTTAGTTTTGTGCCCCGGAAAAACAAACACATTCATTCATCGCATGGAAAAGATAAAACGAAGTGTCCGCTGGTTCGGACTGTTAATGCTTATCGCAGCATCGGTGCAGGCGCAGATCCTGACGCCGGTGAAGTGGAAAATCAATTTGGAAGACTCCGAGGAGGCTGAGAAGACGTTGACCTTCACGGCTACAATCAATCGGGGGTGGCACATTTATGACATGAATCTGCCCAAGGGCGGGCCGATCTCCACGTCGATCAAATACGAGAAGCTGAAGGGCGCCGAGCTGGTGGGCAAGCCCACGGCCTCGGTGCGTCCGACCGTGACGCGCGACGAGGTGTCGTACCCGGGCCTCGAGTTGCGGTGGTACTCCAATTCGGTGACGTTCACGCAGAAGATCCGCGTGACCGACCCGAAGGCATTTAAGATGGTGGGCGAAGTGGAGTTTATGGCCTGCAACGACGAGTCGTGCCTGCCGCCTGAGACGGAGTCGTTCACCTTCGATCGCAAACACGTGGCGCGCACCAAGCAGGCGGCCGAACCCTCTGCGACGGATGGCAACACGGACGCTGGCTCGGATGTGGACAACGCCGACACGGCTACGGACGATGCCTCATCCGACGCCACGAGCGCGGACAGTTCCGAGGGGAGCGTATCAGGCGGATCGCAGTCGACGACGCCCAAGGGGATGCTGACGGATCGCCCGGAATGGTGGACGCCGGTGATCGACAACCTGAAATCCTTCGGCGACGCGACCGTTTCGGCCGCGGATACGTCGTGGATCTACATCTTCTTGGCTGGCCTTGCGGGCGGACTCATCGCACTACTCACGCCGTGCGTATGGCCGATGATTCCGATGACGGTCAGCTTCTTCCTCAAGCGTAACAAGAGTCGCCGCAAAGCCATTGCCGACGCGCTGATCTACGGTGCCTCGATCATCATCATATACGTCGCGATGGGGCTGCTCATCACGGGTGTGTTCGGGGCGAGCGCGCTGAACGACTTGTCGACGAACGCGGTGTTCAACATCCTCTTCTTCGCGCTGCTGGTGCTGTTTGCCGTGTCGTTTTTCGGGGCGTTTGAGCTGGTGCTGCCGGCGTCGTGGACGAACCGCATGGACAGCAAGGCGG
The sequence above is drawn from the Tannerella serpentiformis genome and encodes:
- a CDS encoding protein-disulfide reductase DsbD family protein, coding for MEKIKRSVRWFGLLMLIAASVQAQILTPVKWKINLEDSEEAEKTLTFTATINRGWHIYDMNLPKGGPISTSIKYEKLKGAELVGKPTASVRPTVTRDEVSYPGLELRWYSNSVTFTQKIRVTDPKAFKMVGEVEFMACNDESCLPPETESFTFDRKHVARTKQAAEPSATDGNTDAGSDVDNADTATDDASSDATSADSSEGSVSGGSQSTTPKGMLTDRPEWWTPVIDNLKSFGDATVSAADTSWIYIFLAGLAGGLIALLTPCVWPMIPMTVSFFLKRNKSRRKAIADALIYGASIIIIYVAMGLLITGVFGASALNDLSTNAVFNILFFALLVLFAVSFFGAFELVLPASWTNRMDSKADSTSGILSIFFMAFTLALVSFSCTGPIIGTLLVEAASQGKTIGPAVGMFGFALALAIPFALFAIFPNMLQNMPKSGGWLNSVKVVLGFLELALALKFLSVADLAYGWRLLDREVFLVLWIVIFALLGFYLLGKIRFSHDSELRHVSVPRLFMAIVSLAFSVYMIPGLWGAPLKAVSAFAPPLYTQDFNLYKDEVHAVFEDYEAGMAYAKRVKKPVLIDFSGYGCVNCRKMEAAVWTDARVKKLLEEKYVLITLMVDDKTKLPEALTITENEKERRLKTIGDKWSYLQRSKFGANAQPFYVILDNEGRPLAPSYAFDEDASKYVRFLEDGLTRYKQQGETNNE
- the ahpC gene encoding alkyl hydroperoxide reductase subunit C gives rise to the protein MLPIINQQVPEFKVQAFHNGEFKTVTNKDIEGKWAVFFFYPADFSFVCPTELLDLQNKYNDFKAAGVEVYAVSTDSHFVHKAWHDASDSIRQITYPMLADTTGALSRAFGVMIEESGMAYRGTFVVNPEGQIKVAEIQDNSIGRNAEELFRKVEAAQFVAGHDGEVCPANWKKGNKTLKPSIDLVGKI